The following are encoded together in the Arcticibacterium luteifluviistationis genome:
- a CDS encoding trigger factor, giving the protein METTFDKSSSTDARLKIVIAEGDYKPDVDKKLKEYAKTANVKGFRPGHVPIGYVKKLYGKSVLVDTVINKVSEGVNDYIKEHKLKVVGDPIPDNEAYSIDWENDKDYVFEYEVGLASDFEVDLAKLPAIDNYEIEPAEEQINQAVEDIQKRHGVDAEPEESEIGDLLFGMLRQESSEFEAQSGIPTDKLKKDTQKLFIGLEIGSKLTFDVQSLFETDKDLGFATGKSDEDAAALNGTFEYEVTKISRVSPAEINQELFDKALGEGKATTEEEFRAGLTEVIKDNYKRESAYLLDFDIEKTLNESVKIDLPDAFLKKWLFQANEGKFTEEQIETDYDAFARGLRLDLIKADIAEKNEIKIEYADVLEEVKTEIRNYFGNQGYGGMDEFVEQMAKKQLDENKDGAFRNYYNKAFGKAVVAFAREKVTINNKTIKVEEFNDIAKAKYDAVA; this is encoded by the coding sequence ATGGAAACAACATTTGACAAATCTTCTTCTACGGATGCTCGCTTGAAAATTGTTATTGCCGAAGGCGATTACAAACCAGATGTAGACAAAAAACTGAAAGAGTATGCTAAAACAGCTAATGTAAAGGGTTTTAGACCTGGTCATGTGCCAATTGGTTATGTTAAGAAGTTATATGGTAAGAGTGTCTTGGTAGATACCGTTATCAATAAAGTTAGCGAAGGAGTAAATGATTATATCAAAGAGCATAAACTTAAAGTAGTAGGAGATCCTATTCCTGATAATGAAGCTTATTCTATTGATTGGGAAAACGATAAAGACTATGTTTTTGAATATGAAGTTGGTTTAGCTTCTGATTTTGAAGTAGACTTAGCAAAACTTCCTGCTATTGATAATTATGAAATTGAGCCTGCTGAAGAGCAAATTAATCAAGCAGTAGAAGATATTCAGAAAAGACATGGTGTTGATGCTGAGCCTGAAGAATCTGAAATAGGTGATTTATTGTTCGGAATGCTTCGTCAGGAGTCTTCTGAGTTTGAAGCTCAGTCAGGTATTCCTACTGATAAACTTAAAAAAGACACTCAAAAACTTTTCATAGGTCTTGAAATAGGGTCTAAGTTGACGTTTGATGTTCAAAGCCTTTTTGAAACGGATAAAGATTTAGGTTTTGCTACTGGCAAATCTGATGAAGACGCTGCTGCATTGAATGGTACTTTTGAGTATGAGGTTACTAAAATTTCAAGAGTTTCGCCAGCAGAAATTAACCAAGAGCTTTTTGATAAAGCTTTAGGAGAAGGAAAAGCGACTACAGAAGAGGAATTTAGAGCAGGTTTGACAGAGGTTATTAAAGATAACTACAAAAGGGAATCAGCTTATTTGCTAGATTTTGATATAGAGAAGACTTTAAACGAAAGTGTCAAAATTGATTTACCAGATGCTTTTTTAAAGAAGTGGTTGTTTCAAGCGAACGAAGGTAAATTCACTGAAGAGCAAATTGAAACTGATTACGATGCATTTGCAAGAGGATTGAGATTGGATTTAATCAAAGCTGACATAGCCGAGAAAAATGAAATCAAAATTGAGTATGCTGATGTTTTAGAAGAGGTGAAAACTGAAATCAGGAACTATTTCGGAAACCAAGGATATGGTGGAATGGATGAGTTTGTAGAGCAGATGGCCAAAAAACAATTAGACGAAAACAAAGACGGAGCTTTTAGAAACTATTATAACAAAGCTTTCGGAAAAGCGGTTGTTGCTTTTGCTAGAGAAAAAGTGACTATCAATAATAAAACTATTAAAGTAGAAGAGTTTAATGATATCGCTAAAGCAAAATATGACGCTGTAGCTTAA
- a CDS encoding ATP-dependent Clp protease proteolytic subunit — MHLGEEFRKYAVHHRGLSGNTVDDYLKHNVNNMTANIIEERPMRFAAIDVFSRLIMDRIIFVGTAIDDQIANIVVAQLLFLESVDSQKDILMYINSPGGSVYAGLGMYDTMQYVRPEVATICTSLAASMGAVLLAGGAAGKRSALPHARVMIHQPSGGAQGQSSDMEISVKQIIELRKELYDILAHHTGKTFKQIEKDSDRDYWMKAEVAKEYGLIDEVLTR; from the coding sequence ATGCATTTAGGAGAAGAATTTAGAAAATATGCGGTCCATCATAGAGGACTAAGTGGTAACACTGTTGATGATTACCTAAAACATAATGTTAATAATATGACTGCCAATATTATTGAGGAGCGTCCTATGCGTTTTGCCGCAATTGACGTTTTTTCAAGACTTATCATGGACAGGATTATTTTTGTAGGAACTGCTATTGATGATCAAATCGCGAATATCGTAGTGGCTCAATTGCTTTTTTTAGAGTCGGTAGATTCTCAAAAAGATATTTTGATGTACATAAATAGCCCAGGAGGTTCTGTATATGCAGGACTAGGGATGTATGACACAATGCAATATGTAAGACCAGAAGTGGCTACTATTTGTACTTCCTTAGCGGCATCTATGGGTGCTGTATTGTTAGCAGGTGGAGCAGCTGGAAAGCGTTCTGCATTGCCACATGCAAGAGTGATGATTCACCAACCAAGCGGTGGGGCTCAAGGTCAATCTAGCGACATGGAAATATCTGTGAAGCAAATAATAGAATTAAGAAAAGAGCTTTACGATATCTTAGCTCATCATACTGGTAAAACTTTCAAGCAAATAGAGAAAGATTCTGATAGAGATTATTGGATGAAAGCTGAGGTAGCTAAAGAGTATGGCTTGATTGATGAGGTCTTAACTCGTTAA
- the clpX gene encoding ATP-dependent Clp protease ATP-binding subunit ClpX produces MAHKEAFCSFCGRKKNEVDLLLSGTEGHICNHCIVQGNDLVQQELFGVNTFEGEKKKKKKKSELPKFDLRPPKELKLYLDDYVIGQDEAKKVLSVAVYNHYKRLMQPKVKDDDVTIEKSNIIMVGETGTGKTFLARTISKMLQVPFAIADATVLTEAGYVGEDVESILSRLLQAADYNIELAERGIVYIDELDKIARKSDNPSITRDVSGEGVQQGLLKLLEGSIVSVPPQGGRKHPEQKMEQINTENILFICGGAFDGIDRHISKRINKQPIGFSTDKKLDSVWEKENMLRFVTQQDLKSFGLIPELIGRLPLLTYLNPLDKDTLKKILLEPKNSLVKQYKKLFAMEDIDIKFEDDALDFIVDQAVVFKLGARGLRSICEAILTDAMFELPSEKDVKEFTLTLEYAKQKFEGSSYYEMKLVA; encoded by the coding sequence ATGGCACATAAAGAGGCTTTTTGCTCTTTTTGCGGACGCAAAAAAAATGAAGTTGACTTGCTTTTGTCAGGAACAGAAGGGCACATTTGTAACCACTGTATTGTACAGGGAAACGATTTAGTCCAGCAAGAGCTTTTTGGAGTTAATACTTTTGAGGGAGAGAAGAAAAAGAAGAAGAAAAAGAGTGAGTTGCCGAAGTTTGATTTAAGGCCACCAAAAGAGCTTAAATTATACCTAGACGACTACGTGATAGGGCAAGATGAGGCGAAAAAGGTATTGAGTGTAGCGGTTTATAATCACTACAAAAGATTGATGCAGCCTAAAGTAAAAGATGATGATGTGACGATTGAAAAATCAAATATCATTATGGTAGGAGAGACTGGGACAGGTAAAACTTTCTTGGCAAGAACTATCTCAAAAATGCTTCAAGTTCCTTTTGCTATTGCAGATGCTACTGTTCTTACAGAGGCGGGTTATGTAGGAGAAGATGTTGAAAGTATTTTAAGTAGATTATTACAAGCTGCCGATTATAATATTGAGCTAGCCGAAAGAGGGATAGTTTATATTGACGAACTTGATAAGATTGCTAGAAAATCTGACAACCCATCTATTACAAGAGATGTTAGTGGTGAAGGCGTTCAGCAGGGTTTACTGAAGCTTTTGGAGGGTTCAATAGTAAGTGTGCCACCGCAAGGAGGAAGAAAGCACCCAGAGCAAAAAATGGAACAGATAAATACAGAGAATATTCTCTTTATTTGTGGAGGTGCTTTTGATGGTATTGATAGACATATCTCTAAGAGAATTAATAAACAGCCTATCGGTTTTTCTACAGATAAAAAATTAGATTCTGTTTGGGAAAAAGAGAACATGCTGCGTTTTGTTACACAGCAAGATTTGAAGTCTTTTGGCCTTATTCCTGAGTTGATAGGCCGTTTGCCTTTATTGACTTATTTAAATCCATTGGATAAAGATACTTTAAAGAAAATTCTTCTAGAGCCTAAAAACTCTTTAGTTAAGCAGTATAAGAAACTGTTTGCAATGGAAGATATCGATATTAAATTTGAAGATGACGCTCTCGACTTTATCGTAGATCAGGCTGTTGTTTTTAAATTAGGAGCTCGTGGTTTACGTTCTATTTGTGAAGCAATTTTGACAGACGCAATGTTTGAGTTACCGTCAGAAAAAGATGTTAAAGAGTTTACTTTGACATTAGAATATGCCAAGCAAAAATTTGAAGGTTCGTCTTATTATGAGATGAAATTAGTGGCATAG
- a CDS encoding alpha/beta fold hydrolase, with protein sequence MKVVLLHGFGENPDIWESFVKKLPSSYEFISLDYSKIAFCQTIDQYAQWVHTEIEQREITRFVLIGHSMGGYIALAYAEKHAEYLAGLGLFHSTAYGDAEEKKKNRDKTMAFIERRGTAAFIDGFLPNMYNEDFVRKNGVFIRQQLDDNKKLPKEALIQATVAMKNRPDRTPVLKKLKIPVMFIVGKKDLFIPFEDAIAQVAMLQNPYVLILAHAAHAGMKESPDSCAGLTSDFLEACFD encoded by the coding sequence ATGAAAGTAGTATTGTTGCATGGCTTTGGTGAAAATCCAGACATATGGGAGAGTTTTGTTAAAAAACTTCCTTCGAGTTATGAGTTTATTAGCTTAGACTATTCAAAAATAGCTTTTTGTCAAACTATTGACCAGTATGCTCAATGGGTGCATACAGAAATAGAACAAAGAGAGATTACTAGATTTGTTCTAATTGGACATTCTATGGGAGGTTATATAGCTTTAGCTTATGCCGAAAAGCATGCGGAATACCTAGCTGGTTTAGGCCTTTTTCACTCTACGGCTTATGGAGATGCAGAGGAGAAAAAGAAGAATAGAGACAAGACTATGGCTTTTATAGAAAGGCGTGGAACAGCCGCATTTATAGACGGCTTCTTGCCTAATATGTATAATGAGGATTTTGTGAGAAAGAATGGTGTTTTTATTCGCCAGCAATTAGACGATAATAAAAAACTACCGAAAGAAGCCCTTATTCAAGCTACTGTGGCTATGAAAAATAGACCAGATAGAACTCCCGTTTTAAAGAAATTAAAAATTCCGGTGATGTTTATTGTAGGTAAAAAAGACTTGTTTATTCCTTTTGAAGATGCCATTGCCCAAGTAGCTATGTTGCAAAACCCGTATGTACTTATTTTGGCTCATGCTGCTCACGCAGGTATGAAAGAGAGTCCCGATAGCTGTGCTGGTCTTACATCTGACTTTTTGGAGGCTTGCTTTGATTAA
- a CDS encoding tyrosine recombinase, which translates to MAYERDVLKLQNYAQSPTPIAITDSEISKIIKELNEIGLSPNSQSRILSGWKAFYKFLLLEDYLEIDPTELIESPQTTRKIPEVLHFHEIENLIQCIDHSKEEGTRNRAIIEVLYSCGLRVSELIELQISNCHFNEGFISITGKGNKTRLVPIGLEAIKYAKLYLETTRNHILIKDGHEDFLFLNRRGQKLSRVMVFIILKDLAEKAGIKKKVSPHTFRHSFATHLIEGGADLRAVQDMLGHASITTTEIYTHLDKAFLRQTIEQFHPRS; encoded by the coding sequence ATGGCATACGAGAGGGATGTTTTGAAACTCCAAAATTATGCTCAGTCCCCCACTCCTATAGCCATCACTGACTCTGAAATTTCAAAAATAATTAAAGAACTCAACGAAATAGGGCTCTCCCCAAACTCTCAAAGTCGAATTCTTAGTGGCTGGAAAGCTTTTTATAAGTTCCTCCTGCTAGAAGATTACCTTGAAATAGACCCAACAGAATTAATTGAAAGCCCACAAACGACAAGGAAAATCCCTGAGGTTCTTCATTTTCATGAAATTGAAAATTTAATTCAATGCATTGACCACTCCAAAGAAGAAGGAACCAGGAACCGAGCTATCATAGAGGTTTTGTACAGTTGCGGCTTACGAGTATCTGAACTAATAGAGCTTCAAATCAGCAATTGTCATTTTAATGAAGGCTTTATAAGCATCACTGGAAAAGGAAACAAAACCAGACTTGTTCCTATTGGATTGGAAGCCATAAAGTATGCTAAGCTTTACTTAGAAACCACCAGAAATCATATTCTCATAAAGGACGGACATGAAGATTTCCTCTTTCTTAATAGAAGAGGTCAAAAGTTATCTAGGGTCATGGTTTTCATTATTCTAAAAGACCTAGCAGAAAAGGCAGGTATCAAGAAAAAAGTATCCCCACATACCTTCCGTCATAGTTTTGCAACGCATCTCATTGAAGGTGGAGCGGATTTACGAGCCGTTCAAGACATGCTAGGCCACGCTTCTATCACCACTACTGAAATTTACACACACTTAGACAAGGCATTTTTGAGGCAAACCATTGAACAGTTTCACCCCAGGTCTTAA